One bacterium genomic window carries:
- a CDS encoding glycosyltransferase, with product MEAISSGQPLVTIGLPIYNAEAYLADCIESIKAQTLREFEVLAVLDGGTDRSAEILRKHADSRFRILDNGRNIGLAATCNRMLELCQTELLARMDSDDLMRPERLRRQYDFMQTHPDVDVLGTYFDTIDETGRVIAGPVAFSTTPEAIREEYRVQAALHHPTLMYRVKRIIELGGYPDSHVSEDTILWLRGLSQGFRYANLPEVHCSYRIHSSQMMNRLREATLAALDKAYADFGPQIWGDRAPDYVSGLNRWERLRRRLKRNLTRLISS from the coding sequence TTGGAAGCTATAAGCAGCGGTCAGCCGTTGGTAACGATCGGGCTGCCGATCTACAACGCCGAAGCCTACTTGGCCGATTGCATCGAGTCCATCAAGGCTCAGACGTTGCGCGAATTTGAAGTGCTCGCGGTGCTCGACGGCGGAACGGACCGATCAGCGGAGATCTTGCGCAAGCACGCCGATTCGCGCTTTCGCATCCTGGACAATGGCCGCAACATCGGGCTGGCGGCGACCTGCAATCGGATGCTCGAACTCTGTCAAACCGAGCTCTTGGCGCGCATGGACAGCGACGACTTGATGAGGCCGGAGCGTCTGCGCAGACAGTACGACTTCATGCAAACGCACCCCGATGTGGATGTGCTGGGAACCTATTTTGACACAATAGACGAGACGGGGCGGGTTATCGCGGGACCGGTGGCGTTCTCGACGACGCCTGAAGCCATCCGCGAAGAGTATCGGGTGCAGGCGGCGCTGCACCATCCGACCCTCATGTATCGCGTGAAGCGAATCATCGAATTGGGCGGCTATCCGGACAGCCACGTGAGCGAGGACACAATCTTGTGGCTGCGTGGCCTGTCGCAAGGTTTCCGCTATGCGAACCTGCCTGAAGTGCACTGCTCGTACCGAATCCACTCGTCACAAATGATGAACCGGCTGCGTGAAGCGACGCTGGCCGCGTTGGACAAGGCCTACGCCGATTTCGGTCCGCAGATTTGGGGTGACCGCGCGCCGGACTACGTCTCCGGCTTGAACCGCTGGGAACGATTGCGGCGGCGATTGAAACGAAATCTCACACGTTTAATTTCCTCATGA
- a CDS encoding bifunctional metallophosphatase/5'-nucleotidase, with amino-acid sequence MKHLLLACIVCALFAGVCSAETYSLVICNTNDVHGGVDSAQASFMNPEFPPELGGGASLATLARRLRAYAQAQGKGFLLLDSGDIFQGTLVGTKSEGEAVMRFMNEVQYDAWVIGNHEFDLGRDVCERLIKQAQFPTLSANIFDVRDGDTTAFARPYMIKQFGPLKVGVIGMTTSGTERASFADNVRNLYFAPETTTLERYRDTLLAQGCQAIIAVCHLGLPFDRWDAWADLEEAESAGWKTPYTRNAFELARRVSGIDALFAGDIHVGYVEPWVDPVTHTPCFQGYGRGTNLMAVEFEFDLATGQLLGWKNFSDESTLITLFSDQFPRDRQVAECIDTVVARVEVGFNERIGVAEQPITRIGEGETALGNLVCDALLWRLKGDISLTNKGGVRTDLPAGNVTPQDVFNILPFDNTLGSVEVSGKFIKDLLEDKVAYGGSGLYVGGMKVKVDRSRERGDRIVGLDIGGAPYQADKMYRLVTTDYLLEGNSGMEKLAELRSQAAVESGVYMRDAIIEYIKSHSPLRPMLDGRWQFLDRS; translated from the coding sequence ATGAAGCATTTGCTGTTAGCCTGTATCGTATGCGCCCTGTTCGCCGGTGTTTGCTCCGCGGAAACGTATTCGCTGGTCATCTGCAATACCAACGACGTGCACGGCGGAGTGGACTCGGCGCAGGCCTCATTTATGAATCCGGAGTTCCCGCCCGAACTGGGCGGCGGCGCATCCTTGGCCACGCTCGCGCGGCGGCTGCGCGCATACGCTCAGGCCCAAGGCAAGGGATTTCTGCTCTTGGATTCGGGCGACATCTTTCAGGGAACGCTCGTCGGCACCAAGAGTGAAGGCGAAGCGGTCATGCGTTTCATGAATGAAGTGCAGTACGATGCGTGGGTGATCGGCAATCACGAGTTCGACTTGGGCCGCGACGTCTGCGAACGGCTGATCAAGCAGGCGCAATTCCCGACGCTCTCGGCCAACATCTTTGATGTGCGCGACGGTGATACGACGGCCTTTGCCAGGCCGTATATGATCAAGCAATTCGGTCCGCTGAAAGTGGGCGTCATCGGCATGACCACGAGCGGCACCGAACGCGCGAGCTTCGCCGACAACGTCCGCAATCTCTATTTCGCGCCGGAGACCACCACGCTCGAACGCTATCGTGACACGCTGCTGGCGCAGGGTTGCCAGGCGATCATCGCAGTCTGCCACTTGGGTTTGCCCTTCGACCGCTGGGATGCCTGGGCCGATCTGGAAGAGGCCGAGAGTGCGGGCTGGAAGACGCCCTATACGCGCAACGCCTTTGAGTTGGCCCGCCGCGTGAGCGGTATTGACGCACTGTTCGCGGGGGATATTCACGTCGGCTATGTCGAACCGTGGGTGGATCCTGTCACGCACACGCCTTGCTTTCAAGGGTATGGCCGCGGTACCAATCTAATGGCCGTGGAGTTTGAGTTTGACTTGGCGACCGGACAGCTTCTCGGTTGGAAGAACTTCTCCGACGAGAGCACGTTGATTACATTGTTCTCCGATCAATTCCCCCGCGACCGTCAGGTGGCCGAGTGCATTGACACGGTGGTGGCGCGTGTCGAGGTGGGATTCAACGAGCGTATCGGCGTGGCCGAGCAGCCGATCACGCGCATCGGCGAAGGCGAAACGGCGCTTGGCAATTTGGTCTGCGACGCCCTGCTGTGGCGGCTCAAGGGTGATATTTCGCTGACGAACAAAGGCGGCGTGCGCACCGACCTCCCGGCGGGCAACGTGACGCCGCAGGATGTGTTTAACATCCTGCCCTTTGACAACACGCTCGGCTCGGTGGAAGTCTCCGGGAAATTCATCAAGGACCTGCTCGAAGACAAAGTCGCATACGGCGGCAGCGGTTTGTATGTAGGCGGCATGAAGGTCAAGGTAGATCGCTCCCGCGAACGCGGCGACCGCATCGTTGGCTTGGACATCGGCGGCGCGCCCTATCAGGCCGACAAAATGTATCGTCTGGTGACTACGGACTATCTGCTCGAAGGCAATTCCGGAATGGAAAAGCTCGCCGAACTGCGCAGTCAGGCCGCCGTCGAATCGGGCGTTTACATGCGCGACGCGATTATCGAGTATATCAAGTCGCATTCGCCGCTCCGTCCGATGCTGGACGGTCGCTGGCAGTTCCTCGATCGCAGTTAA
- a CDS encoding T9SS type A sorting domain-containing protein encodes MKLKALVLLCLLATTAFGQVMINELLYDTQGTDDTAIMYTEIYGPAGTNLAGWSLVNINGNGGVIHLTVNLTGTIPDDGYYVVGGASVPGVDQVAPHDFQNAGGTGGPQCDGLDLVNNSGQTVDHLCYGECAAAESCDGEGGGNAPDPFPSGGLNRVLARIPDHTDTDHNATDWVASDTQTPGAPNSGEPCEPINAMLEDVRANDGNGVPELNGEFVIVRGVVNINNYVVDDSTSSFFVQDDNAGVNVFGGGVQQGIAEGDCVEVSGWVSNFNGLTEIVSSGAGNCSFRVDVLEGNAEVEPLVLTGASAFEAFEGMLIEMRNVTIVDGDWPTGPTQNASLTITDGNGTVGLRIDRDTGVWQAGEPAGAFTVRGILTQFDDSSPYSDGYQITPRYVSDIMGTAADDRPLPLAQGFELVNTYPNPFNGVATIEFAVGSSREIAVTITDVLGREVYATNLANLTPGAHRLQWAPTGAAGLYFVRATSGATIATTKLLYLK; translated from the coding sequence ATGAAATTGAAAGCACTTGTGCTGCTCTGCCTGCTGGCCACGACGGCGTTCGGGCAGGTCATGATTAACGAATTGCTCTACGACACGCAGGGCACGGATGACACGGCGATCATGTACACGGAAATTTACGGGCCCGCGGGCACGAATCTCGCGGGTTGGTCGCTGGTGAATATCAACGGCAACGGCGGTGTTATTCACTTGACTGTGAATCTAACCGGCACGATTCCGGATGACGGCTATTACGTCGTCGGCGGCGCGAGCGTTCCCGGCGTGGATCAGGTGGCACCGCACGATTTTCAGAACGCCGGTGGCACGGGTGGTCCGCAATGCGACGGTCTGGATCTTGTAAATAACAGCGGTCAGACGGTTGATCATCTTTGTTACGGCGAATGCGCCGCGGCCGAGTCGTGTGACGGCGAAGGTGGCGGCAACGCTCCCGATCCGTTCCCATCCGGCGGTTTGAACCGAGTGCTCGCTCGTATTCCCGATCACACAGACACCGACCACAACGCAACGGACTGGGTGGCGTCGGATACGCAGACCCCGGGCGCGCCGAACAGCGGCGAACCGTGCGAACCAATCAACGCGATGTTGGAAGATGTGCGCGCTAACGACGGCAACGGCGTACCGGAACTCAACGGCGAATTCGTCATAGTGCGCGGCGTGGTGAACATCAATAACTACGTCGTGGACGACTCGACGTCGAGCTTCTTTGTGCAAGATGACAACGCGGGCGTCAACGTGTTCGGCGGTGGCGTGCAGCAAGGCATCGCGGAAGGCGACTGCGTCGAAGTCTCCGGCTGGGTGAGCAATTTCAACGGCTTAACGGAAATCGTCTCCTCGGGCGCAGGCAACTGCTCTTTCCGTGTGGACGTTCTGGAAGGCAACGCGGAAGTCGAACCGCTGGTGCTGACCGGCGCGTCGGCTTTTGAAGCATTTGAAGGCATGTTGATCGAGATGCGCAACGTCACAATCGTGGACGGAGATTGGCCGACGGGTCCGACGCAGAATGCCAGTTTGACCATTACTGATGGCAACGGCACAGTTGGCCTGCGCATTGATCGCGACACGGGTGTGTGGCAAGCCGGCGAACCGGCTGGCGCGTTCACCGTGCGCGGCATTCTCACGCAGTTCGACGACTCCTCGCCGTACTCGGATGGCTATCAGATCACACCGCGATACGTCTCCGACATCATGGGCACGGCCGCCGATGACCGCCCGCTGCCGCTGGCGCAGGGTTTTGAACTCGTGAATACATATCCGAATCCGTTCAACGGCGTGGCGACGATTGAATTCGCCGTCGGCAGTTCGCGTGAAATCGCAGTAACGATTACCGATGTGCTGGGCCGTGAAGTGTACGCAACCAACCTCGCCAACCTCACGCCGGGCGCGCATCGCTTGCAATGGGCGCCCACGGGCGCGGCGGGCCTGTATTTCGTGCGGGCGACAAGCGGCGCAACGATTGCGACAACCAAGCTGCTGTACCTGAAGTAA
- a CDS encoding endonuclease MutS2, which produces MGVIGEETIHALEWERVLQIAAELAASPLGAERLLTLEPPLTRQRADLLLTRTQEMVRVLTETNGGLPMDGLADIREALSRASIEGASLDPLDLRKIAETLTCINRVRAQLASRASYLPELSGLAHRLWDHGRIAKQIEGAIDLNGDLFDDASPDLKRLRQERRRESKHLEDRLGLIMQKWADQGYLQDSVVNYRDGKLVLPVRDDAKHKVQGVMVDTSASGATVFLEPVETLPISNKLRQLELEEKREIHRILLKLTALVFAQLEEIALSLELMSELDELYARARLALRWEGVAPELNDHGVVRLWRARHPLLLERVRERKLAEVVPLTIEIVPPVRSVVISGPNAGGKTVALKTVGLLSLLANSGFFIPASSGSQMCHFATVWADIGDAQSLEGDLSTFTGHVARLRKMTEDDAQPKLLLVDEIGSSTDPAIGAALAQATLLEWTGQGAVSVVTTHHGALKAFAHETEGLVNGSMAFDEQSLVPTYLFREGLPGSSYALEIAQRVGFPERVLKRARGFLDRGALGLEELVSELSRKIEEYEKLRQESDLKLNQYEALAKLYEERTEELKRIKAQARKQALAEAEQLIDESRVEIEQLVKVIKEQQAERASVQAARDKLRELSSKVSAEQKRADKDLAVPQPERNRPTVIEAGLRIAVDGVEGDGVVTNLKRGGKQVEVEMNGVRLWFDSARLYIPPLTMKKKSDKVRINVMLSEERITGELDLRGKLGDEAVPIIDRYLTVASSHRYPSVKIIHGKGTGALRVRVREFLQRHPLVKHMHDGGANQDDFGSTVVELY; this is translated from the coding sequence ATGGGTGTGATCGGCGAAGAGACTATTCACGCCCTCGAATGGGAACGCGTGTTGCAGATTGCGGCGGAACTGGCCGCTTCGCCACTGGGTGCGGAGCGGCTTTTGACACTCGAACCACCGCTTACACGGCAGCGCGCCGATTTGCTGTTGACGCGCACGCAGGAGATGGTGCGGGTGCTGACCGAGACGAACGGCGGCCTGCCGATGGACGGCTTGGCGGATATCCGCGAAGCGCTGTCGCGCGCGAGTATCGAAGGAGCGAGCCTCGATCCGCTCGACTTGCGCAAGATCGCCGAGACACTCACGTGCATCAACCGTGTGCGCGCCCAACTCGCCAGCCGCGCGAGCTACCTGCCCGAACTCTCCGGCCTCGCGCATCGGTTGTGGGATCACGGCCGCATCGCCAAGCAGATCGAAGGGGCTATTGATTTGAACGGCGATCTTTTCGACGACGCTTCGCCTGACCTTAAGCGGCTGCGGCAGGAGCGCCGCCGCGAGAGCAAGCATCTTGAAGATCGTCTCGGTTTGATCATGCAGAAGTGGGCCGATCAAGGTTATCTGCAGGACAGCGTGGTCAATTATCGTGACGGGAAACTGGTGTTGCCCGTGCGCGACGACGCCAAGCACAAGGTACAGGGCGTGATGGTGGACACCAGCGCGTCGGGAGCCACGGTGTTTTTGGAACCGGTCGAGACGCTGCCGATATCGAATAAATTGCGACAGCTCGAACTTGAAGAGAAGCGCGAGATTCACCGGATTCTGCTCAAGCTCACGGCGCTGGTGTTCGCACAGCTTGAGGAGATTGCGCTGTCGCTCGAGCTGATGAGCGAACTCGATGAACTCTACGCGCGTGCGCGGCTGGCGCTGCGCTGGGAAGGCGTGGCGCCCGAACTCAATGATCACGGCGTCGTCCGGCTGTGGCGCGCGCGGCATCCGCTGCTGCTCGAGCGCGTGCGCGAACGCAAGCTCGCCGAAGTTGTGCCGTTGACGATCGAAATCGTGCCGCCCGTGCGGTCGGTTGTGATCTCCGGTCCCAATGCCGGCGGAAAGACCGTTGCGCTGAAGACCGTCGGGCTGTTGAGCCTGCTGGCCAACTCCGGCTTCTTCATTCCGGCGTCGTCGGGCAGTCAGATGTGCCACTTCGCCACGGTATGGGCCGATATCGGCGACGCGCAATCGCTGGAAGGCGATCTCTCGACTTTCACCGGGCACGTCGCGCGACTGCGCAAGATGACTGAAGACGACGCACAGCCGAAGCTCTTGCTCGTGGACGAAATCGGATCCTCCACTGATCCGGCGATCGGAGCCGCTTTGGCGCAGGCTACGCTCCTCGAGTGGACCGGACAGGGCGCGGTCAGCGTGGTCACCACACACCACGGCGCGTTGAAGGCCTTTGCCCATGAAACCGAAGGGCTGGTCAACGGCTCGATGGCTTTTGATGAGCAGAGTCTTGTTCCTACCTACCTATTTCGCGAAGGACTGCCGGGCTCGAGCTATGCACTGGAAATTGCTCAGCGGGTCGGCTTCCCGGAACGCGTGCTGAAACGCGCGCGCGGTTTTCTGGACCGCGGTGCGCTGGGTCTGGAAGAGCTTGTCAGCGAGCTTTCGCGCAAGATCGAGGAGTACGAAAAGCTGCGGCAGGAGTCCGATCTCAAACTCAACCAATACGAAGCGCTGGCCAAGCTCTATGAAGAGCGCACCGAAGAACTCAAACGCATCAAAGCGCAGGCGCGCAAGCAGGCGCTGGCCGAAGCGGAGCAGTTGATTGACGAGTCGCGCGTGGAAATTGAGCAGTTGGTCAAAGTCATCAAAGAACAGCAGGCCGAGCGCGCGTCCGTGCAGGCTGCACGGGACAAACTGCGCGAATTATCAAGCAAAGTTTCCGCGGAGCAGAAGCGTGCCGACAAGGATCTCGCGGTACCGCAGCCCGAGCGCAACCGCCCGACCGTGATCGAAGCCGGTTTGCGCATCGCAGTAGACGGGGTGGAGGGCGACGGCGTCGTCACCAATCTTAAGCGCGGCGGCAAGCAGGTTGAAGTCGAGATGAACGGCGTGCGATTGTGGTTTGACTCCGCGCGGCTCTACATCCCGCCGCTGACGATGAAGAAGAAATCGGACAAGGTCAGGATCAATGTCATGCTCTCGGAAGAGCGTATCACCGGTGAACTGGATTTGCGCGGTAAGCTCGGCGACGAAGCCGTGCCGATCATTGACCGCTATCTGACCGTCGCGTCGTCGCACCGCTATCCGTCGGTCAAGATTATTCACGGCAAAGGCACGGGCGCACTGCGCGTGCGAGTCCGGGAGTTCTTGCAGCGTCACCCGCTCGTGAAGCACATGCACGACGGCGGCGCGAATCAGGATGACTTCGGCAGCACGGTGGTGGAGTTGTATTAA
- a CDS encoding CvpA family protein, with the protein MTTGLHLLDYLIIFLLIGFAIGGVKRGLMFELMVTIGLATSLTLTLVFSEQLQGLAGRFAAPGWELRWGSGLVFLLFFLIIYLIFAYFGHRLHQWIDGTRAKWPDRILGLFGGIAKGIFLIAALVLVIQWADASGQMRTFMNKSKLIRYGRDIAFDITHWESRENREWV; encoded by the coding sequence ATGACTACTGGTTTGCATCTCCTCGACTATCTGATCATCTTTCTGCTCATCGGCTTCGCGATCGGCGGCGTCAAGCGCGGGCTTATGTTCGAATTGATGGTTACGATCGGCCTCGCGACCAGTCTGACCTTGACGCTGGTGTTCAGCGAGCAGCTGCAAGGCCTGGCCGGGCGCTTCGCCGCGCCCGGGTGGGAGTTGCGCTGGGGCTCGGGACTCGTGTTCCTGCTGTTCTTCCTCATCATCTATCTCATCTTCGCCTACTTCGGTCACCGCCTGCACCAATGGATTGACGGCACGAGAGCCAAGTGGCCCGACCGGATCCTCGGCCTGTTCGGCGGCATCGCCAAGGGAATCTTCCTGATCGCCGCGCTGGTGCTCGTCATTCAGTGGGCTGACGCGAGCGGACAGATGCGCACGTTCATGAATAAGTCCAAGCTGATCCGTTACGGCCGCGACATCGCCTTTGACATCACGCATTGGGAGTCGCGCGAAAACCGCGAATGGGTGTGA
- a CDS encoding 30S ribosomal protein S21 yields MTFVKARDGEPMERLVRRFQKACEKSGVLSELRRRQFYEKPSETNKREESQTKRKIRKINRILRNR; encoded by the coding sequence ATGACATTTGTCAAAGCCCGAGATGGGGAACCGATGGAGCGCCTTGTGCGCCGTTTCCAAAAAGCCTGCGAGAAATCCGGTGTCCTCTCCGAACTCCGCCGCCGTCAGTTCTATGAAAAGCCCAGCGAAACCAATAAACGCGAAGAAAGCCAGACCAAGCGCAAGATCCGCAAAATCAACCGCATACTTCGTAATCGCTAA
- a CDS encoding ammonia-forming cytochrome c nitrite reductase subunit c552, with protein sequence MFVISLVGVLVLLWLLTDIFEKKQESRYSYIKTQEIAWGEPDPEKWRVNFPREYAAYMKTMKTSELATISPYARYGGSESISKLDKDPRMKRLFAGYPFSVDYNEERGHMNAMPDMLNIKRLGDKKPGSCMTCKSPQVPLFIEEHGAEAFYQTPVTELVEKHGFKHSISCGDCHNSETMELVVRRPAYIEAQTRRGIDIKAHDQNLKRTDACAQCHVEYYWPKETKYVTFPWDKGLSIDSIEAYYDSIGFSDWVHAETGAKMIKMQHPEYEMWSAGIHSRGGVGCADCHMPYTRDGSVKVTDHWIRSPYMNLTNACLTCHRESETEMAQRIREIQDRTWNLMDRSEVALIAAIDAIKAAIDAGATDEELAECRKLHRKSHIRWDFVSAENSMGFHAPQEATRMLGDAIDYARQAELAATKLLAKHGKLEVAALTH encoded by the coding sequence ATCTTCGTCATCAGTCTGGTGGGCGTCCTGGTGCTCCTTTGGCTGCTGACTGACATCTTTGAAAAAAAGCAGGAATCCCGCTATTCATATATCAAGACGCAGGAAATCGCCTGGGGCGAACCCGATCCTGAGAAGTGGAGAGTGAACTTCCCGCGCGAATATGCCGCGTACATGAAGACGATGAAGACCTCGGAACTGGCGACAATCAGTCCCTACGCCCGCTATGGCGGTTCCGAGTCCATCTCCAAACTCGACAAGGACCCACGCATGAAACGCCTGTTCGCGGGCTATCCGTTCAGCGTGGACTATAACGAAGAACGCGGACACATGAACGCCATGCCGGACATGCTGAACATCAAACGGCTGGGCGACAAGAAGCCCGGCTCGTGCATGACCTGCAAGAGCCCACAGGTACCGCTGTTCATTGAAGAGCACGGCGCTGAAGCGTTTTACCAGACGCCGGTGACGGAGCTCGTCGAAAAGCACGGTTTCAAGCATTCGATTTCCTGCGGCGATTGCCACAATTCGGAGACCATGGAGCTTGTGGTGCGCCGTCCGGCGTACATCGAAGCGCAGACGCGCCGTGGAATTGACATCAAAGCGCACGATCAGAACCTGAAGCGCACCGACGCCTGTGCACAGTGCCACGTGGAATACTACTGGCCGAAGGAAACGAAGTACGTAACCTTCCCGTGGGACAAGGGGCTTTCGATTGACTCGATTGAAGCCTACTACGACTCGATCGGCTTCTCAGACTGGGTGCACGCGGAGACGGGCGCGAAGATGATCAAGATGCAGCATCCCGAATACGAGATGTGGAGCGCGGGCATTCATTCGCGCGGCGGCGTCGGCTGCGCCGACTGTCATATGCCCTACACGCGCGACGGCTCGGTTAAGGTCACCGACCACTGGATTCGTTCTCCGTACATGAATTTGACCAACGCCTGCTTGACCTGCCACCGCGAGAGCGAGACGGAGATGGCTCAGCGCATTCGCGAGATTCAGGACCGCACGTGGAATTTGATGGATCGCTCGGAGGTGGCGCTGATTGCGGCCATTGACGCCATCAAGGCCGCGATTGACGCCGGCGCAACGGATGAAGAGCTGGCCGAATGCCGCAAACTCCATCGCAAGTCGCACATTCGCTGGGACTTTGTCTCAGCCGAGAACTCGATGGGCTTCCATGCGCCGCAAGAGGCTACGCGCATGCTGGGTGATGCGATTGACTATGCGCGGCAGGCGGAACTCGCTGCGACCAAACTGCTGGCCAAACACGGTAAGCTCGAAGTTGCCGCGCTGACGCACTAA
- the nrfH gene encoding cytochrome c nitrite reductase small subunit: MKPPNTLVTLTAVLLGAFLAIGAYTVYYSKAYSYLQDDPRACMNCHVMKDAYDGWRVSSHRNVTCNECHTPHDFVGKYATKVEHGARHSYVFTFGDPQLMRLKESGEDIVTDNCVQCHQTLVNNTLPDHVGERRCIQCHQGVAHGRMANRRR, translated from the coding sequence ATGAAACCCCCGAACACTCTGGTCACCCTGACGGCGGTATTGCTCGGCGCGTTCCTGGCGATCGGCGCATACACGGTGTACTACAGCAAGGCCTACTCGTATTTGCAGGACGATCCGCGGGCGTGCATGAACTGTCACGTGATGAAGGACGCGTACGACGGCTGGCGGGTGTCGAGTCACCGGAACGTCACGTGCAATGAGTGCCACACTCCGCACGACTTCGTGGGCAAGTACGCGACAAAGGTGGAGCACGGCGCGCGGCACTCCTACGTCTTCACGTTCGGCGATCCGCAGTTGATGCGGTTGAAAGAATCAGGCGAAGACATTGTAACCGACAATTGTGTGCAGTGTCATCAGACGCTGGTCAATAACACGCTGCCCGATCACGTGGGTGAACGAAGGTGCATTCAATGCCATCAAGGCGTCGCCCACGGCCGCATGGCCAACCGGCGCAGATAA
- a CDS encoding response regulator, translating to MSYKVMIVDDEELILSSLETFLTMRGYEVATCSNPIEALERIEFEKFHVVLMDINMPQMTGLELLKRVKTARPTVQVIMMTAYTTIQKCIECVERGASDYLLKPFEDMEQLATLIDETCRRVARWESIAKESLRHPRDVTAHQL from the coding sequence ATGTCTTACAAAGTTATGATCGTGGACGACGAAGAGCTCATCCTCTCGTCGCTCGAAACTTTCTTGACCATGCGCGGCTACGAGGTAGCGACGTGCAGCAACCCCATTGAAGCGCTCGAACGAATCGAATTCGAGAAATTCCACGTCGTGCTGATGGACATTAACATGCCGCAGATGACGGGGCTCGAACTCCTGAAGCGCGTGAAGACCGCGCGCCCGACCGTGCAAGTCATCATGATGACGGCCTACACGACGATTCAGAAGTGCATCGAGTGTGTCGAGCGCGGCGCCAGCGACTACTTGCTCAAGCCCTTCGAAGACATGGAACAGCTTGCCACGCTGATTGACGAGACCTGCCGCCGCGTCGCGCGCTGGGAGTCCATCGCTAAGGAGAGTCTGCGCCATCCGCGCGACGTCACGGCGCATCAATTGTAA